Proteins from a genomic interval of Marmoricola sp. OAE513:
- a CDS encoding histidine kinase, translating into MTEPTLTLEQPVALPGRLKLTLYAGAHLLMVLPTLLFLVLSVVGGVLAIAWIGLPLLFLFIPASRWIASRHRNLAAAILRTTVPAEYRPVPEGAHLVTKVTTWARDPMTWRDLAWMLTSLTIGFVLSLLTFLLFVVIVTGAVWWYGAEPIMRARARIDLALLSYGHTERLERRVQVLTETRASSIDHSAAELRRIERDLHDGAQARLVAVGMSLGLAETLFTSDPEQARHLVSDARATASAALGELRSVVRGIHPPVLADRGVGGAVEALALDLAYPVTVTNDLPGRPAPPVESALYFAIAECLANIGKHAGAENAWVELSHERSVLRARVGDDGRGGADPEKGTGMRGVMRRLAAFDGTMTVSSPDQGPTLITLEVPCELSSPRTMPSSPPV; encoded by the coding sequence ATGACCGAGCCGACCCTGACCCTCGAGCAGCCGGTTGCGCTCCCGGGTCGCCTCAAGCTCACCCTGTACGCCGGCGCGCACCTGCTGATGGTGCTGCCGACCCTGCTGTTCCTCGTGCTCTCGGTCGTCGGCGGCGTGCTGGCCATCGCCTGGATCGGTCTGCCGCTGCTGTTCCTGTTCATCCCGGCAAGCCGCTGGATCGCCTCCCGGCACCGCAATCTCGCCGCAGCGATCCTGCGCACCACGGTTCCCGCCGAGTACCGTCCGGTGCCCGAGGGCGCCCACCTGGTCACGAAGGTGACGACCTGGGCACGGGACCCGATGACCTGGCGCGACCTCGCCTGGATGCTGACCTCGCTGACGATCGGGTTCGTGCTCTCGCTGCTGACGTTCCTGCTCTTCGTCGTCATCGTGACCGGGGCGGTGTGGTGGTACGGCGCGGAGCCCATCATGCGTGCCCGCGCCCGCATCGACCTGGCGCTGCTCAGCTACGGTCACACCGAGCGCCTCGAGCGCCGGGTCCAGGTCCTCACCGAGACGCGGGCCTCCTCGATCGACCACTCCGCCGCCGAGCTGCGCCGGATCGAGCGCGACCTGCACGACGGTGCTCAGGCACGTCTGGTGGCCGTAGGGATGAGTCTGGGCCTGGCGGAGACCCTGTTCACCAGCGATCCGGAGCAGGCGCGGCACCTGGTCTCCGACGCCCGGGCGACCGCGAGCGCGGCACTGGGCGAGCTGCGCTCGGTGGTCCGAGGCATCCATCCGCCGGTGCTGGCCGACCGCGGGGTCGGTGGTGCCGTCGAGGCGCTCGCCCTCGACCTCGCGTACCCCGTGACCGTCACCAACGACCTGCCCGGACGTCCCGCACCGCCGGTGGAGTCGGCGCTCTACTTCGCCATCGCGGAGTGCCTCGCGAACATCGGCAAGCACGCCGGCGCGGAGAACGCCTGGGTCGAGCTGAGCCACGAGCGATCGGTCCTGCGAGCCCGGGTCGGCGACGACGGCCGTGGCGGCGCCGACCCGGAAAAAGGCACCGGGATGCGGGGAGTGATGCGACGTCTGGCAGCGTTTGACGGCACGATGACCGTGTCGAGTCCCGACCAGGGACCCACCCTGATCACCCTGGAGGTGCCGTGCGAGTTGTCCTCGCCGAGGACCATGCCCTCCTCGCCGCCGGTCTGA
- a CDS encoding response regulator transcription factor: MRVVLAEDHALLAAGLTRILESGGYTVVASVDNAPDLDRALAGPDVDAAVLDVRLHPSFTDEGLVAAITARERRPGFPVMVLSQYVEHLYARELLASGEGSVGYLLKDRVSDVTEFLDGLARVIEGGTVIDPEVIASIMAKRPEEPVDRLTAREGEVLALMAEGRSNAAIASALFVTEKAVAKHTNSIFTKLDLPPDIDDNRRVRAVLAWLRV, translated from the coding sequence GTGCGAGTTGTCCTCGCCGAGGACCATGCCCTCCTCGCCGCCGGTCTGACCAGGATCCTGGAGTCCGGCGGCTACACCGTCGTCGCCTCGGTCGACAACGCCCCCGACCTGGACCGCGCACTGGCCGGACCCGACGTGGACGCGGCCGTGCTCGACGTACGGCTGCACCCGTCGTTCACCGACGAGGGCCTGGTCGCGGCGATCACGGCGCGCGAGCGCCGACCTGGTTTCCCGGTGATGGTGCTGTCCCAGTACGTCGAGCACCTCTACGCCCGCGAGCTGCTGGCCAGCGGGGAGGGCTCGGTCGGCTACCTGCTCAAGGACCGGGTCTCCGACGTCACCGAGTTCCTCGACGGCCTGGCCCGGGTCATCGAGGGCGGCACGGTGATCGACCCCGAGGTGATCGCCTCGATCATGGCCAAGCGCCCCGAGGAGCCGGTCGACCGGCTCACCGCACGGGAGGGCGAGGTCCTCGCCCTGATGGCCGAGGGACGGTCGAACGCTGCCATCGCGAGCGCGCTCTTCGTCACCGAGAAGGCCGTGGCCAAGCACACCAACAGCATCTTCACGAAGCTGGACCTCCCGCCGGACATCGACGACAACCGCCGGGTCCGGGCCGTGCTGGCCTGGTTGCGGGTCTGA
- a CDS encoding SigE family RNA polymerase sigma factor — translation MHEDFDEFAVAAWPRLRHAAWLLTGHDQDAEDLASAALAKTFAAWRRVRSEQPYAYARRCVLNAQIDRVRRRRNRVELVTDVVPDIAESGVGGGSAQSDRIADRDQLAALLGTLSVRERQIVVLRYYFDSSEAEVAEELGISVGTVKSTASRALARLRVENGSGLEVHS, via the coding sequence GTGCACGAGGACTTCGACGAGTTCGCGGTGGCGGCTTGGCCGCGGCTGCGGCACGCGGCGTGGTTGCTCACCGGCCACGACCAGGATGCCGAGGACCTCGCCTCCGCGGCGCTTGCCAAGACCTTCGCGGCCTGGCGCAGGGTGCGTTCCGAACAGCCCTACGCCTACGCCCGGCGGTGCGTGCTCAACGCACAGATCGATCGGGTACGCCGTCGGCGGAACCGCGTCGAGCTGGTCACCGACGTCGTCCCCGACATCGCCGAGAGCGGCGTCGGCGGCGGCTCCGCGCAGTCCGACCGGATCGCCGATCGTGACCAGCTGGCTGCACTGCTGGGAACCCTGTCCGTCCGGGAGCGACAGATCGTGGTGCTCCGCTACTACTTCGACTCCTCCGAGGCCGAGGTCGCCGAGGAGCTCGGTATCTCGGTCGGGACCGTGAAGAGCACGGCGTCGCGCGCGCTGGCTCGGCTGCGGGTCGAGAACGGGTCAGGACTGGAGGTCCACTCATGA
- a CDS encoding bifunctional riboflavin kinase/FAD synthetase has product MRVWRFLEQVPADLGRTVVVIGNFDGVHLGHRHVIARAREIADAAGVPLVAVTFDPHPMAVLRPDHAPLMLTDVDTRCALLAEAGADDVLVVPFSRDIAAWTPDHFITAVIVESLQARAVVVGANFRFGARASGDVTTLRAAGHDHDFTVEGIALDGGPQVWSSTYVRTCLLAGDVEGAAEALGRPYAVTGVVVKGDQRGRELGFPTANVPTQGVAAPADGVYAGWLRRTDVEGEAPFPAAISVGTNPTFDGERERRVEAYVLDRTDLDLYGATVEISFVARLRGMVAFEGIEALIETMKGDVVRTREILGL; this is encoded by the coding sequence CACCTCGGCCACCGGCACGTGATCGCCCGCGCCCGGGAGATCGCCGATGCCGCCGGCGTCCCGCTGGTCGCAGTGACCTTCGACCCGCACCCGATGGCGGTGCTGCGCCCCGACCACGCGCCGTTGATGCTGACCGACGTGGATACCCGGTGCGCGCTGCTGGCCGAGGCCGGCGCCGACGACGTCCTGGTCGTGCCGTTCTCCCGCGACATCGCCGCGTGGACCCCGGATCACTTCATCACCGCGGTGATCGTCGAGAGCCTGCAGGCCCGTGCGGTCGTGGTCGGTGCGAACTTCCGGTTCGGTGCCCGTGCCTCCGGCGACGTCACGACGCTGCGGGCCGCCGGGCACGACCACGACTTCACCGTCGAGGGCATCGCCCTGGACGGCGGGCCGCAGGTGTGGTCCTCGACGTACGTGCGTACCTGCCTGCTCGCCGGCGACGTCGAGGGAGCAGCCGAGGCGCTCGGTCGCCCGTACGCCGTGACCGGCGTCGTCGTGAAGGGGGACCAGCGCGGTCGCGAGCTCGGCTTCCCCACGGCGAACGTGCCGACCCAGGGGGTGGCCGCTCCCGCCGACGGCGTGTACGCCGGCTGGCTGCGCCGCACCGACGTCGAGGGCGAGGCGCCGTTCCCCGCTGCGATCTCGGTGGGCACGAACCCGACCTTCGACGGGGAGCGCGAGCGTCGCGTCGAGGCCTACGTCCTGGACCGCACCGACCTCGACCTGTACGGCGCCACGGTCGAGATATCGTTCGTCGCCCGACTGCGCGGCATGGTCGCGTTCGAGGGCATCGAGGCGCTGATCGAGACGATGAAGGGCGACGTGGTCCGGACCCGGGAGATCCTGGGCCTCTGA